A window from Sinanaerobacter sp. ZZT-01 encodes these proteins:
- a CDS encoding dipeptidase, translating into MVFDGHSDIWSDVTIRSLRGETDILRKYHLPRLREGQIEGSIFVIWVDPPYDKEPYKRTLQIIDAVKKEIAVCDEIVIVKNYEQMMKAKGEGKFYIFIGLEGLSSVGENLRLIDEYYDFGARHAMLSWNEQNALATGVQGDPSRGLTSLGKQAVKKIMDKNMIMDVSHLNEKSFWDVVSMAQAPIIASHSNARALSNAERNLTDEQLLEIRNLDGLVGINSFNRFVSLDLSEQTVDNLLKHIVYICNKIGVEHVGFGFDFFEFMSVDSMRSYSDQDTSYTAGLEDCSKVPALLEKMRKTGFSDEEIDAISYKNFHRIIKKIIG; encoded by the coding sequence ATGGTTTTTGACGGGCATTCCGATATTTGGTCAGACGTAACAATTCGTTCATTAAGGGGAGAAACAGATATACTGAGAAAATATCATCTACCAAGACTTCGCGAAGGTCAAATTGAAGGAAGCATTTTTGTAATATGGGTCGATCCTCCTTATGATAAAGAACCGTATAAAAGAACGCTGCAAATTATAGATGCAGTAAAAAAAGAGATAGCTGTTTGTGATGAAATTGTTATCGTAAAAAATTATGAACAGATGATGAAGGCAAAGGGGGAAGGTAAATTTTATATTTTCATTGGTCTGGAAGGACTAAGCAGCGTTGGAGAGAATTTACGTTTGATTGATGAATATTACGATTTTGGAGCAAGACATGCTATGCTTTCTTGGAATGAACAAAATGCTTTGGCTACAGGAGTGCAAGGGGATCCGAGCAGAGGGCTTACTTCTCTTGGGAAACAAGCTGTAAAAAAAATAATGGATAAAAATATGATCATGGATGTTTCACATTTAAATGAAAAATCCTTTTGGGATGTAGTAAGTATGGCACAAGCTCCAATTATTGCATCACATTCAAATGCGCGCGCTTTAAGCAATGCAGAACGCAATTTGACTGATGAACAGCTGCTTGAAATTCGTAATTTAGACGGACTGGTAGGAATCAATTCGTTCAATCGTTTTGTCAGCTTAGATCTTTCTGAGCAGACAGTGGACAACCTTTTAAAGCACATTGTATATATTTGTAATAAAATTGGTGTAGAACATGTAGGATTCGGATTCGATTTCTTTGAATTTATGTCAGTTGATTCCATGCGCTCCTACAGCGACCAAGATACTTCGTATACGGCAGGATTAGAAGATTGCTCAAAGGTTCCGGCACTCTTGGAAAAAATGAGGAAAACAGGTTTCAGTGACGAGGAAATTGATGCAATTAGCTATAAAAATTTTCACCGAATCATAAAAAAAATAATAGGCTGA
- a CDS encoding XRE family transcriptional regulator, producing the protein MQFNIGNKVKSLRKQKKMSILQLSEKSSVSTGLISQIERELVVPSVVSIWRIAQALDTNISYFFDDDKKNDRVIIRKDDHKKIIMNKGNGIYQLLSPDTNDRLLDLVKITLKGGQIYEKEYLTHEGEECGFVLSGTLTVQLNDENYVLHEGDSIYFNSNLPHKYVNFEKEDCVSIWAMTPLFF; encoded by the coding sequence ATGCAATTTAATATCGGAAATAAAGTAAAAAGTTTGAGAAAACAAAAAAAAATGAGCATATTACAGCTTTCCGAAAAGTCCAGTGTCAGCACCGGACTTATCAGTCAAATAGAGCGGGAACTTGTAGTCCCTTCTGTTGTCAGCATATGGCGCATTGCACAGGCATTAGACACAAACATCAGCTACTTCTTTGATGACGATAAAAAAAATGACCGTGTTATTATACGAAAAGACGATCATAAAAAAATTATTATGAATAAAGGCAATGGGATTTACCAGCTTCTTTCACCAGATACGAATGACCGGCTCCTGGACCTTGTTAAAATCACTTTAAAGGGTGGACAAATCTATGAAAAAGAGTATCTGACTCATGAAGGAGAAGAATGCGGTTTTGTTCTTTCGGGGACATTGACCGTGCAGCTTAATGATGAAAATTATGTACTTCATGAAGGAGACAGCATTTATTTTAACAGCAACCTTCCTCATAAATATGTCAATTTTGAAAAGGAAGATTGTGTTTCTATTTGGGCAATGACACCTCTATTCTTCTAA
- a CDS encoding calcium-translocating P-type ATPase, PMCA-type, whose translation MLNTMSVKNLKTFSGLDRKQVAFSRAKHGSNEITPKKRNSFFKQYLSSFGDPLIQILLAALALDVIFLFRDADWMEAGGIAIAVFLSTFVSTISEYGSESAFLKLMQEADCIQCRVLRDETVKSLSIKEVVVGDYILLQAGEKIPADGIIVSGHLKVDQSALNGETAEASKTESSNVITFIPPQDWELLSSEQLFRGSIVNDGEAVMKVLRVGDTTFYGHMAREVQDETRDSPLKVKLAGLAKSISKLGYCAAALIAISDLFCEIVLSQQPFTSLLDITLPTLYQFTEYLLHALTLAITVVVVAVPEGLPMMITVVLSSNMLRMLADQVMVRKLVGIETSGSLNILFTDKTGTLTEGKLSVSKFILGDGTALSQESKNIYLSQLLCLSGFYNTSSSLSDGKSIGGNATDRTLLDHIEPILDQDMRRFLSSYQKEDFLPFNSTQKFSAVQLIGRDSITLLKGAPERLLPACRHYYDEQGNVLPFSDSKALERMWKSMTAKANRVLAIASSQTPLSQLTALSEHTNSLQIATSDLKLIALVAITDAIRPEVPSAVKEVQKAGIQVIMMTGDNRETAAAIAKKAGLLDQPDKKIFTSTDLLQMDDEQLKEVLPATAVIARALPTDKSRLVKVAHDMNLVVGMTGDGINDAPALKKADVGFAMGDGTEVAKEASDIVILDNNFTSISKAVLYGRTIFKSIRKFIVFQLTMNLCAVGVSLLCPFLGFDTPITITQMLWVNIIMDTLAGLAFAGEPPLKEYMEEMPKKRDEAVLNRDMIEQILYMGLCTITLCVFFLKHPWFASYFQLEAAPLRFMTAFFCLFIFCGIFNSFNARTHRLNLTAHLGHNPGFISIMILVSFVQILFIFFGGELFRTCPLSMNELLLTILLSSLVIPIDLIRKLWLRLHHKQGAL comes from the coding sequence ATGTTAAATACGATGAGTGTGAAAAATTTAAAAACCTTCTCGGGCCTTGATCGAAAGCAAGTTGCTTTCTCTAGAGCAAAACATGGCTCGAATGAAATCACCCCTAAAAAGCGGAACAGCTTTTTTAAGCAATATCTGAGCAGTTTCGGTGATCCTCTCATTCAAATACTGCTTGCTGCCTTAGCACTTGACGTAATCTTCCTCTTCCGAGATGCGGACTGGATGGAAGCCGGAGGAATTGCAATCGCCGTGTTTTTATCTACCTTTGTATCTACCATTTCCGAATATGGAAGTGAGTCCGCTTTCCTGAAATTAATGCAGGAAGCAGACTGCATCCAATGCCGTGTTCTGCGTGATGAAACTGTAAAATCATTAAGCATTAAAGAAGTGGTCGTTGGTGATTATATTTTATTGCAGGCAGGTGAAAAGATTCCGGCTGACGGCATCATTGTTTCGGGTCATTTAAAAGTAGACCAGTCTGCTTTAAATGGCGAAACCGCTGAAGCTTCAAAAACAGAATCTTCCAATGTGATTACTTTTATCCCACCGCAGGACTGGGAGTTGTTATCTTCAGAGCAATTGTTTCGCGGCAGTATTGTAAATGATGGAGAGGCGGTCATGAAGGTTTTGCGTGTTGGTGATACAACCTTCTATGGGCACATGGCAAGAGAAGTTCAAGATGAGACACGAGACAGCCCGCTGAAAGTAAAACTTGCCGGATTGGCGAAAAGCATCAGCAAACTTGGATATTGTGCGGCTGCCTTAATTGCGATTTCTGATTTATTCTGTGAAATTGTACTCTCACAGCAGCCATTTACTTCTCTTTTGGACATCACCTTACCAACACTTTACCAATTTACGGAATACCTTCTCCACGCATTGACCTTAGCAATCACTGTTGTTGTTGTGGCAGTGCCAGAAGGACTCCCAATGATGATTACGGTGGTTCTTTCTTCAAATATGCTTCGTATGCTGGCCGATCAAGTTATGGTAAGAAAATTAGTAGGCATCGAGACATCCGGAAGCTTAAACATTTTATTTACTGATAAGACAGGCACGTTAACCGAGGGAAAGCTCAGTGTAAGCAAATTTATTCTTGGTGATGGCACCGCTCTGTCACAGGAATCAAAAAATATATATTTATCGCAGCTTCTCTGCCTTTCCGGCTTCTATAATACCAGCAGTTCTCTGTCGGACGGCAAATCAATTGGAGGAAATGCTACGGATCGAACGCTGCTTGACCACATCGAACCAATTTTAGACCAAGATATGAGACGTTTTTTATCTTCCTATCAAAAAGAAGATTTTCTGCCATTTAACAGCACGCAAAAATTTTCCGCCGTTCAATTGATCGGCAGAGATAGTATTACCTTACTGAAAGGCGCCCCGGAGCGACTGCTTCCAGCTTGCAGACACTATTATGATGAACAGGGGAACGTTCTGCCTTTTAGTGATTCAAAGGCTTTAGAACGGATGTGGAAATCCATGACTGCAAAGGCAAATCGTGTTCTTGCCATTGCTTCATCACAGACACCTCTCAGTCAGCTCACTGCTCTATCCGAACATACAAATAGTTTGCAAATAGCAACATCCGATTTAAAATTAATTGCATTGGTTGCTATCACTGATGCGATTCGCCCTGAAGTCCCTTCCGCGGTAAAAGAGGTACAGAAAGCAGGTATTCAGGTAATTATGATGACAGGTGACAACCGTGAAACCGCAGCAGCAATTGCGAAAAAAGCAGGTCTGCTCGACCAACCAGACAAAAAGATATTTACAAGTACAGATTTACTGCAAATGGATGACGAGCAGCTAAAAGAGGTTTTGCCCGCTACCGCTGTCATTGCACGGGCTCTTCCAACCGACAAAAGCCGCCTGGTAAAAGTTGCTCACGACATGAATTTGGTTGTAGGAATGACCGGAGACGGTATCAATGATGCCCCTGCTTTAAAAAAGGCCGATGTCGGCTTTGCTATGGGAGACGGAACAGAAGTTGCAAAAGAGGCCAGTGATATAGTCATTTTAGATAATAATTTTACTTCAATCTCCAAAGCTGTTTTATATGGAAGAACTATTTTTAAAAGTATAAGGAAATTCATTGTTTTTCAGCTTACCATGAACCTCTGTGCTGTGGGAGTCTCTCTTTTATGCCCATTTTTAGGTTTTGACACCCCTATAACCATTACACAGATGCTCTGGGTGAATATTATTATGGATACATTGGCTGGTCTAGCTTTTGCCGGAGAGCCTCCACTTAAGGAATACATGGAAGAAATGCCAAAAAAGCGAGATGAAGCCGTATTAAACCGCGATATGATCGAACAGATTCTTTATATGGGTTTGTGTACCATCACACTTTGCGTATTCTTTTTAAAACATCCTTGGTTTGCTTCATATTTTCAGCTTGAAGCAGCACCGCTGCGCTTTATGACCGCTTTCTTCTGCTTATTTATTTTCTGTGGTATTTTCAACAGCTTTAATGCACGTACACACCGGTTGAATTTAACCGCTCATTTAGGACATAACCCTGGATTTATCAGCATTATGATACTGGTTTCCTTCGTTCAAATTCTCTTTATCTTCTTCGGAGGGGAACTATTCCGGACGTGTCCTTTAAGCATGAATGAATTACTGTTAACCATACTCTTGTCTTCTTTGGTTATTCCAATCGACCTGATACGTAAGCTATGGCTAAGGCTGCACCATAAGCAGGGAGCTTTATAA
- a CDS encoding lactate dehydrogenase has product MEYFEIGEHGFFAERKGLEKTKAFFSVTHEAMLYETEGLYWLDKNKLDEVYSRYTMNKLKILKNKDWGMEWIKEKIRKNLLSFVNLSYQSKEKWHEEIKQSMADAVENSLKKKKISILALGDVGGTVLTALKLLGGDIIEEIGIWDISPSTCKRWEYEMNQTAYPWEYDVLPDVKILKEEELFDCDVFIFCASKGIPPLSTTETDVRMAQFHANREIIRKYAKMARQDSFRGLFAVVSDPVDPLCKEVFLASNEREDGQLDGRGLRPEQIQGYGLGVMNSRAAYYAKKDDRYAQFLTEGRAFGPHGNDLVIADSIENYNDSLSKALTKLAVEANLKTREAGFKPYIAPALSSAAISILLTLRGQWHYSSNFLGGIFMGCKNRTGIAGLEMESLALPESLYKRLEKAYRGLEQIQ; this is encoded by the coding sequence ATGGAGTATTTTGAAATTGGAGAACATGGTTTTTTTGCAGAAAGAAAGGGACTGGAAAAAACAAAAGCATTTTTTTCAGTTACACATGAAGCAATGTTGTATGAAACGGAAGGCTTATATTGGTTGGACAAAAATAAGCTCGACGAAGTATATAGCCGATATACGATGAATAAGCTGAAAATATTGAAAAATAAAGATTGGGGCATGGAATGGATAAAAGAAAAAATTAGAAAGAACTTGCTGAGCTTTGTCAATTTGTCCTATCAAAGTAAAGAAAAATGGCATGAAGAAATAAAACAGAGTATGGCGGATGCGGTAGAAAACTCATTGAAAAAGAAGAAGATTAGTATATTAGCATTAGGCGATGTTGGTGGAACAGTCTTAACTGCACTGAAGCTTTTAGGCGGAGACATCATAGAAGAGATTGGCATATGGGATATTAGTCCATCAACGTGTAAAAGATGGGAATATGAAATGAACCAAACTGCTTATCCCTGGGAGTATGATGTGCTGCCCGATGTAAAAATACTAAAAGAGGAAGAGCTCTTTGACTGCGATGTATTCATTTTCTGTGCATCCAAAGGAATTCCTCCTTTGAGTACGACAGAAACGGATGTGCGCATGGCTCAGTTTCATGCAAACCGAGAGATCATAAGAAAGTATGCAAAAATGGCACGTCAAGATTCGTTTCGAGGTCTATTTGCTGTAGTGTCAGATCCTGTTGATCCACTTTGCAAAGAAGTCTTCCTTGCCTCGAATGAAAGAGAAGATGGGCAATTGGACGGGCGAGGTCTGAGACCGGAACAAATCCAAGGCTATGGACTCGGTGTCATGAACAGTCGTGCCGCTTACTATGCAAAAAAAGACGATAGATATGCTCAATTTCTTACAGAAGGAAGAGCTTTTGGACCGCACGGAAATGACCTTGTTATTGCAGACAGTATTGAAAATTACAATGATTCTCTGTCCAAAGCTTTAACGAAGCTTGCGGTTGAAGCCAATTTAAAAACAAGGGAAGCGGGCTTTAAACCATACATCGCTCCGGCACTTTCTTCTGCGGCCATTTCAATTTTATTGACGTTACGTGGACAATGGCATTACAGTTCCAATTTTTTAGGCGGAATTTTTATGGGATGTAAAAATAGAACAGGAATAGCTGGTCTTGAAATGGAATCGCTGGCTTTGCCTGAATCTTTATATAAACGATTGGAAAAAGCGTATCGTGGACTGGAGCAGATACAATGA
- a CDS encoding NAD(P)H-dependent oxidoreductase encodes MTNRVKEEKNCEERMLYVIRPVCAEPSKTKRLDQVLEFALEGIPYKKITTIEDFQNLKGKRLLFAVNLGESGINLEYYQYLKEMRLHPDLLKNCVGGLILDGSSELYTKSVARELVFAANQAGCTFPGRPLVEGTRVLFNFKVQAKNLNTDCFSAYLEASRILVHQIVNYEKKPVKEPKLLVLHASNHKTSNTMTLWNLVKESLEHCFIQEISLRNGAIQDCAGCPYTMCMHYSADSKCYYGGVVVEQVYPAISECDALVMLCPNYNDAVSANVSASINRLTALFRKQRFYEKKVFALIVSGYSGGDIVAQQLIGALNMNKSFTLPEKFCMLETANDPGSILQINGIAERAEAFAHHIQKCLCEKAT; translated from the coding sequence ATGACGAATAGAGTAAAAGAAGAAAAAAATTGCGAAGAGAGGATGCTGTATGTCATTCGGCCTGTCTGTGCTGAACCGAGTAAAACGAAGCGCTTGGATCAGGTTTTAGAATTTGCATTGGAAGGGATACCTTATAAAAAAATTACAACAATAGAGGATTTCCAGAATTTAAAAGGTAAACGGCTATTATTTGCGGTGAATTTAGGCGAATCTGGTATCAATCTAGAATATTATCAGTATCTAAAAGAGATGCGTCTGCATCCTGATCTGCTGAAAAATTGCGTAGGGGGATTAATTCTGGATGGAAGCAGTGAGCTATATACCAAGTCTGTTGCGAGAGAGTTGGTTTTTGCTGCAAATCAAGCAGGCTGTACCTTTCCGGGACGACCTTTGGTCGAAGGAACGAGAGTATTATTTAATTTTAAAGTACAAGCTAAAAATTTAAATACCGATTGTTTCTCCGCATATTTAGAAGCCAGTCGGATTCTGGTACATCAAATTGTAAATTATGAAAAAAAGCCGGTGAAAGAACCGAAGCTGCTCGTGCTTCATGCAAGCAATCATAAAACATCGAATACGATGACGTTATGGAATCTGGTAAAAGAGTCTTTAGAGCACTGTTTCATTCAGGAAATTTCATTAAGAAATGGAGCGATTCAAGATTGTGCAGGCTGCCCTTATACCATGTGTATGCATTATAGTGCGGACAGTAAGTGCTACTATGGCGGTGTGGTTGTAGAGCAGGTTTATCCTGCTATTTCAGAATGTGATGCGCTGGTTATGCTTTGCCCAAACTATAATGATGCAGTCAGTGCTAACGTATCGGCGAGCATTAATCGCTTGACTGCTCTTTTTCGAAAACAGCGATTTTATGAAAAAAAGGTATTTGCACTGATTGTATCTGGATACAGCGGAGGTGACATTGTTGCGCAGCAATTGATCGGAGCATTAAATATGAACAAGAGCTTTACGTTACCCGAAAAATTCTGTATGCTTGAGACAGCAAACGATCCGGGAAGTATTTTACAGATTAACGGCATTGCAGAGCGGGCAGAAGCATTTGCCCATCATATACAGAAATGTCTATGCGAAAAAGCAACTTAG
- the mutY gene encoding A/G-specific adenine glycosylase translates to MSNKRETIVFQTERLEQQEISEMIELLLQWYDKNRRILPWREEPSPYRVWVSEIMLQQTRVEAGREYFERFMKELPDIESLANVEDEKLMKLWEGLGYYNRARNLKKAAGIVIEKFSGRMPSAYAQLLELPGIGPYTAGAIASIAFGEAVPAVDGNVLRVLSRITADHRDITASSVKKSMQSKLQEIIPRKRTGDFNQALMELGALVCIPNGAPKCTECPVNEFCIALKKNLTAVLPFKKQKKPRKIERKTMLIMKLNGEMALRKRPDTGLLAGFLELPSIPQNLEKEQVELCLSRMGFAYTSINPLGEAKHIFSHVEWRMKGYEIELIKLPEKSQERNNLFCLEDSSEPDFCMKGLDDLIWVKGEILREKIALPSAFKPYENAFPKREEEGGE, encoded by the coding sequence ATGTCAAATAAGAGAGAGACGATTGTATTTCAAACAGAGCGATTGGAGCAGCAAGAAATTTCAGAAATGATTGAGCTTTTATTGCAGTGGTACGATAAAAATCGCCGTATTCTTCCTTGGAGAGAAGAACCCAGCCCTTATCGTGTATGGGTTTCGGAGATTATGTTGCAGCAGACAAGGGTAGAAGCGGGCAGAGAATATTTTGAGCGGTTTATGAAAGAGCTTCCTGATATCGAGTCACTGGCAAACGTAGAGGATGAGAAATTGATGAAGCTTTGGGAAGGCCTTGGTTATTATAATAGAGCACGGAATTTAAAAAAGGCAGCGGGGATTGTTATCGAAAAATTTTCAGGGAGGATGCCGTCTGCATATGCTCAATTATTAGAGCTGCCGGGAATTGGTCCTTACACGGCAGGAGCCATCGCATCCATTGCGTTTGGAGAAGCGGTGCCGGCGGTGGACGGAAATGTATTAAGGGTGCTTTCCCGCATAACTGCGGACCATAGAGATATTACTGCTTCTTCTGTAAAAAAAAGCATGCAAAGTAAATTACAAGAAATCATTCCAAGAAAGCGTACCGGAGATTTCAATCAGGCACTCATGGAGTTGGGGGCCTTAGTCTGCATTCCAAACGGTGCACCGAAATGCACAGAGTGTCCTGTAAATGAGTTTTGTATTGCATTAAAAAAGAATTTAACTGCGGTGCTCCCATTTAAAAAGCAAAAAAAACCACGTAAAATCGAGCGAAAAACAATGTTGATTATGAAACTGAACGGTGAAATGGCCTTAAGAAAGAGACCAGATACGGGACTGTTGGCAGGTTTTTTAGAATTGCCAAGCATACCGCAAAATTTAGAAAAAGAACAGGTAGAACTTTGTCTAAGCAGGATGGGGTTTGCATACACTTCTATTAATCCCTTAGGTGAAGCAAAGCATATTTTTTCTCACGTAGAATGGCGTATGAAGGGATATGAGATCGAACTCATCAAATTGCCTGAGAAATCACAGGAGAGAAATAACCTATTTTGTTTGGAAGATTCTTCTGAGCCAGACTTCTGTATGAAAGGACTGGATGACTTGATTTGGGTGAAGGGAGAAATCCTGCGGGAAAAAATCGCTTTACCATCTGCATTCAAACCTTACGAGAATGCATTTCCAAAAAGGGAAGAAGAAGGAGGAGAATAA
- a CDS encoding aldehyde dehydrogenase, translating to MEKAKREALIEKQRNYFFQGNTLSVEFRRKQLITLKQALCIFEPRIMQALKLDLGKTVFESYETELSMVLSEINFALSHLKKWTKKKPVKTPMVHFPSKSAVYQEPLGVALILSPWNYPLQLALAPLVSCIAAGNCAVLRPSHSASHTAKLIEEMISVYFAPEYIAVVNGETKISKELLKLRFDYIFFTGSPAVGKTVMEAAAKNLTPVTLELGGKCPCIVDHTANIEVAARRIVWGKFLNAGQTCVAPDYVLADQRIAERLIERMMQYIAAFYGIKPLESKDLPQIINEKHFNRLCGLLEGENIRCGGAFDPNMRRIEPTILTDVREDSALMQEEIFGPLLPVLTYEKMEEVIAFVKKREKPLALYLFTNSKKNEKKIIRNISFGGGCINDTIVHLANPHLSFGGVGQSGMGSYHGKKGFESFSHEKSILKKNSRVDIPLRYPPYLGKLKLLRFLLK from the coding sequence ATGGAAAAGGCCAAGAGAGAGGCTTTAATTGAAAAGCAACGTAATTATTTTTTTCAGGGGAACACCTTGTCAGTAGAATTTCGCAGGAAACAGCTCATTACGTTAAAGCAGGCACTCTGTATCTTTGAGCCGCGGATCATGCAAGCACTTAAGCTGGATTTAGGAAAAACAGTATTTGAAAGTTATGAAACTGAACTTAGTATGGTACTTTCTGAAATAAACTTTGCATTGTCTCATTTAAAAAAATGGACGAAAAAAAAACCAGTAAAAACACCGATGGTGCATTTTCCTTCTAAAAGTGCAGTGTATCAAGAGCCGTTGGGTGTAGCTTTGATTTTATCCCCTTGGAATTATCCGCTGCAGCTCGCTTTGGCTCCTCTTGTTTCGTGTATTGCTGCGGGTAATTGTGCGGTTTTAAGGCCTTCACATTCCGCATCACATACAGCAAAACTTATTGAGGAAATGATATCCGTGTACTTTGCGCCGGAATATATTGCAGTTGTAAACGGGGAGACGAAAATCAGTAAGGAACTGTTGAAATTAAGATTTGACTATATATTTTTTACAGGAAGTCCAGCTGTTGGAAAAACAGTTATGGAGGCAGCTGCAAAGAATCTTACGCCTGTTACTTTAGAGCTGGGAGGAAAGTGCCCTTGCATTGTGGATCATACTGCAAATATCGAAGTGGCGGCACGTCGGATTGTGTGGGGAAAGTTTTTAAATGCGGGGCAGACTTGTGTTGCGCCGGATTACGTATTAGCCGATCAAAGGATTGCAGAACGGCTCATTGAACGAATGATGCAGTATATTGCTGCTTTTTACGGTATAAAACCATTGGAAAGCAAGGATTTGCCCCAGATCATAAATGAAAAGCATTTTAACCGTCTTTGCGGTCTGCTAGAGGGAGAGAATATCCGTTGTGGGGGCGCGTTTGATCCGAACATGCGACGGATTGAGCCGACAATTTTAACAGATGTTAGGGAAGACAGTGCTTTGATGCAAGAAGAAATCTTTGGGCCGCTTCTTCCGGTTCTGACATATGAAAAGATGGAAGAAGTGATTGCATTTGTGAAGAAGCGAGAAAAGCCACTTGCTTTATATCTCTTCACAAACAGCAAAAAAAATGAAAAGAAGATCATTCGAAACATATCCTTTGGGGGCGGATGCATTAACGATACAATTGTCCATTTGGCAAATCCACATTTAAGCTTTGGAGGAGTTGGACAGAGTGGAATGGGATCGTATCATGGAAAAAAAGGTTTTGAAAGTTTTTCTCATGAGAAGAGTATCTTAAAGAAGAACAGTAGAGTAGACATACCACTGAGATACCCTCCATATTTAGGGAAACTTAAGCTTCTCCGTTTTTTATTGAAATAA
- a CDS encoding YeiH family protein, whose translation MKKQSFGILLCFALAVPAWILGRLFPIIGGPVFGILIGMMIGFIKLPVIFESGIKYTSKKLLQFSIILLGFEMNLFHVVQVGKQSLLVIFFTLTSCFITAYLMGKFLKLEYNITTLIGVGTCICGGSAIAATAPVIGAKEEEIAQAISTIFLFNIAAVFLFPALGHALSLSDTGFGMWAGTAINDTSSVVAAGLSWSSSAGNNTALSFATIVKLTRTLMIIPITMLLAIYMSKKRNISSTYSISDVFPWFVLGFVATAVLNTFSYLPLEFSEALARFGKFVIVMAMTAIGLNTDLKKLLTNGLRPISLGLSCWFVVAVVSLLVQHCMKLL comes from the coding sequence ATGAAAAAGCAATCCTTCGGAATTCTTCTCTGTTTCGCCCTTGCAGTTCCTGCTTGGATTTTAGGCCGTCTATTTCCAATTATTGGCGGTCCTGTGTTTGGCATTTTAATCGGCATGATGATTGGATTCATCAAATTGCCCGTTATTTTTGAAAGCGGCATAAAATATACCTCAAAGAAGCTGCTCCAATTTTCGATTATTTTACTTGGATTTGAAATGAATCTATTTCATGTCGTACAAGTGGGGAAACAGTCTCTTCTTGTCATCTTTTTTACATTAACCTCTTGCTTCATTACAGCCTATCTTATGGGTAAATTTTTAAAATTAGAGTACAACATAACAACCTTAATCGGTGTCGGAACTTGCATTTGCGGCGGTTCTGCAATTGCGGCAACCGCTCCGGTTATCGGTGCAAAAGAAGAAGAAATCGCACAAGCCATTTCCACTATCTTTTTATTTAACATTGCAGCAGTCTTCTTGTTTCCAGCTTTGGGACACGCGCTTTCACTTTCCGATACCGGATTTGGCATGTGGGCCGGAACTGCAATCAATGATACCTCTTCTGTCGTTGCCGCAGGCCTGTCTTGGAGCAGCTCTGCCGGCAATAATACGGCACTGTCTTTTGCCACAATTGTGAAGCTTACAAGAACACTGATGATCATTCCAATTACTATGCTGCTGGCTATTTATATGTCAAAAAAAAGAAACATCTCATCTACTTATTCGATTTCAGACGTGTTTCCGTGGTTTGTTTTAGGTTTTGTCGCAACTGCTGTCTTAAATACCTTTTCTTACCTTCCTCTTGAATTTTCTGAGGCACTCGCACGATTTGGAAAATTTGTCATTGTCATGGCTATGACAGCAATTGGGCTGAACACGGATTTGAAAAAGCTCCTTACAAATGGTCTTCGTCCTATTTCCCTAGGTCTAAGCTGCTGGTTCGTCGTTGCTGTGGTATCTCTTCTTGTTCAACACTGCATGAAACTGCTGTAG